The Pongo pygmaeus isolate AG05252 chromosome 18, NHGRI_mPonPyg2-v2.0_pri, whole genome shotgun sequence DNA window GCCTAGGCTGGCCGGGTCTGGGGAAAGTGGGCTGGCCCGGGGCTGCTCCTGAGTTCTGCCAGGCAGCACCACGCCTGGGATGGGCACCAACCATGTCCGTCTCCTCCCTTCCCGCAGTCCAGGGCCAAGGCTTGTGTTCAATCGTGTGAATGGCCGGCGGGCCCCCTCCACGTCCCCATCCCTCGAGGGGACCCAGGAGACCTACACACTGGCCCACGAGGAGAATGTCCGCTTTGTGTCCGAAGGTAGCGAGCGGGGCCAGAGGGTGCGGCATAGGCTGCTGGGTCGCAAAAACATGGACCCGGGATGGCCCCACTTCAAGCTGACCCCCAGCCGCTGCAGGGCTGTGCTTTTCCTTGGCACTCTGCCCTTGTGTCCTGTGACCAGCCCTGTGTGGGGCTGGAGTCCAGGGTGACCATCAGGCCCTGGGTGGGCGATGGGGTGCCTGGGACCTGGCTCAGCCCGACTACCCTCCTCCCACAGCCTGGCAGCAGGTGCAGCAGCAGCTGGATGGTGGCCCAGCCGGTGAGGGCGGGCCAAGGCCTGTGCAGTACGTGGAGAGGATCCCCAATCCCCGGCTGCAGAGTGAGCCCCCCAACCCTGTCCCTCGAGGAGAGACCCCCCAGCCCCTCTGATCCTGACCCAGGCCCTGCCAGATTCCCACCCCAGGGGATGAGGGAGGGGACTCTTGTGCAGAAACCCCTTCCCAGCGCCTGCCGCACTCAGAGTCCGGGTGAGCGGCTTGTGGTTAGCTCCAGGGGAGAGATGCTGGCCGGCCTGGGAGGCAGCATCACTGCCCAGCCTTCTCTGCCCACAGACTTCGTGCCCATTGACCTAGACGAGTGGTGGGCGCAGCAGTTCCTGGCGAGAATCACCAGCTGTTCCTAGTGGCTGCTGGGAGGGGGCGCTGCTACACGGCCGACCTGACGCCAGGAGAGAAGCATGGCGCCCTGCCCACCCACTGCATCTGGCTGGGTGCCGGCCACACCTGAAGTGCCAGCATTTGGACTTTTGCACCTGTTTTTCCCTTGGCCCGGCTGTCCCAACCAAGCTGCCATGGCCAGGGGCCGAGCCCGTCTGACCTCAGCCCTGCTCACTGTGCCCAGGGACCAGCGACCAGCCCCTGGGGCTAGCAGGGAGGAGCTCCAGGCTAATAAAGTCGAGAAACTGTCTTTGGAGTGTCTTtgacttgggagggtgtagggGGGTTCTCATGTCCAGTTCCAGTCCACAGCCTGGGACGCCAGGCCCAGCACAAACTCCCCTTGTAGCCCTGTCCCCTCAGGCCCTTAGCTTCTCACCCAGCTGCCCTGTGACAGGTAGGAGGGACGTTGGCAAGCTCACCTTGTTTGGAAGTCTGTGGACCCcactttgctcctccttcctctctcgtTGGCGTTGACTGGGACCACAGCCGAGACTCAAGGCCTAAAGACATTGAATGGCCCTGGAGTGCAGTCCTGACCACCAACCCCCACCACCAGCATTGGGGCTGTGTCTCATAACGCCAGGTGCCATTCTGAATCCGCCAGGCCCGGCCGCAGGACACTGGGCGAAGGAATACGTGGGGAACCTGCCAGGACGAACGCGGGAACCAGGCCCTCCGCGGGCGCCCTCACTACCTTCCCTGATAGACAGGCATGACCCAGCCCACCTGAGTCAGGACCCAGGGTACCCAGGTGTGGACCAGGGGCCTCTGGACGGCGGGAGAGCGGCAGGGTGAGGCCCGGCTGTCCGTGGCATGGCCAGGCCTCAGCGCGACCTCGCCTCGCTGCTTGCATGCGGCGGGAGCCCCGGCCGGTCGAGGCGCTGACAGGTGGGCGCGGGGGAGGGTCCGCAACCCGCGCGGGCTTCGAAGCCGGTCGAGCTAACACGGGGCTGCCTCGGGAGGCCCGCGGGGCAAAGGGCAGCGGGATTAGCGGCTGGAGCAACCCTGGAGGCCGCTGACGTGAGCGGGAAACTGCCAAGGGGGAGGTCACGTGGCCAGGGCGCCGCCATGACGGCGGAAGTGATGGCGGAAGTGGCACTGTTGCCAGGCAGCCGTTGCCTGGCGTCGCGGGGCGTGCTCTGCGCTGGGCGcgcagaggccaaggcgggaagctCGAGCGGCGGCGCCATGGCCCGAGGTAGCGCGCGGCGGGCGGGGGTCCCGGGTTCCGGGATCCAGGGTCGGCGGCCGGAGCGCTCAGGGCCCCGCCTAGGCCCTGAGGCCAGAGCCCCCGCTCAGGCAGGGTCCCGTCTGCCGGGCTCCCACCCTCGGGCTTCCGGAGCTTGGCTTCCCTCGGGCGCCCGTGCTCGTCCCGCCAGCCTGGCTGGCGTGGGCGTCGCCGGGGAAGGCGTGGAGAGCcccggctcctgcctgctccccgAAGCCCGGCCCAGCCCCGCAGTGGCCCCGGCTCGCGTGGCCGAGTCCCCTGACGCCCGGCGCCCGCTCCCCACAGCGTGGCAGCACCCGTTCCTCAACGTCTTCAGACACTTCCGGGTGGACGAGTGGAAGCGCTCCGCCAAGCAGGGGGACGTGGCCGTGGTCACGGTAGGCGGCCGGGGGCTCGCCCGGAGCCCgcacccctgccctgccccgcccccgAGGGCCCCCTCGCCCCCGCTGCACTTCTCCTGGGGCTGTCGGTGATGCGAGCTCCCGCTTCTCCAGGACAAGACCCTGAAGGGCGCCGTGTATCGCATTCGGGGCTCAGTCTCTGCCGCCAACTACATCCAGCTCCCTGGGAGCAGCACCCAGTCCCTGGGGCTGACGGGACGATACCTGTACGTGCTTTTTCGGCCCCTGCCCGGCAAGCACTTCGTCATCCACTTGGATGTGTCCACCAAGGTATGGAGCCCGCGCCTGGGGGCTGCGTGGGAGCCCCGGCACCCCTGCGGCCCCTGTCTCCTCACGGCCCTGCTCCGTCCCCACAGGACAACCAAGTCATCCGTGTGTCTTTCTCCAACCTCTTCAAGGAGTTTAAGTCTACGGCCACGTGGCTCCAGTTTCCCTTGGTCCTGGAGACCAGGACACCTCAGAGAGGTGACACCAAGATGGGGTGTGGATGGTCCAGGACAGGTGACTGGAGGGAGCTGGTGCAGGCCCAGTGAGGCTCCTCTGTGGCCTGGAGGACAATCTGGCGGGGGCACAAGCTCACAGTTCTGGGAGTCGGGGGCTGTCAGGAGGGTAGGCACTGACCTGAGTGTCCATCCTGCAGATCTGGTGGGTTTGGCCCCCTCCAGAGCCCGCTGGACCTGCCTGCAGCTCGACCTGCAGGACATTCTCCTGGTCTACCTGAACCGGTGCTACGGCCATCTCAAGAGTATCAGGCTGTGCGCCAGCCTGCTGGTCAGGAACCTGTACACCAGCGACCTGTGCTTTGAGCCTGGTGAGGGCTGCACCTGCGCTCCCCGCTCCATATCTCACACATGCTCTCAGCCCTGGAGAGACCCGAGTCCAGGGTTCTTGGGAAAGTACAGTGCTCAAGCTGTGCTGTCTCTGAGCTCTGGCCAGAACCCCATCCCGGAGGCAGCTCTGGGGTCAGAACCCATCCCAGAGGCAGCCCTGGGGTGGGGCGGTGGCTGGGCTGCTGGCATGGCAGTGCCTTGGCGGGTGCCCGGTGCTCAGGTGGCCAAACAGCCTCCCTTGACCTGGAACAACCCTGCTCCTTGTAGCCATCTCTGGGGCCCAGTGGGCAAAGCTGCCCGTGACTCCTATGCCTCGGGAAATGGCATTCCCTGTGCCCAAGGGAGAGAGCTGGCATGACCGCTACATCCACGTCCGGTGAGTGGTTCTGCTTCTTTCGAGGGAGGCCTCGGTGGTGGGAGGGTGGGTGGCCCTTGGGCCTCCAGACACTTGACTCTCCCTCTGCTTGCCAAGGTTTCCAAGTGACAGCTTGAAAGTGCCTTCCAAGCTGATAGAGAAGAGCTGTTCCCCTCCTGAGGCAGGTGGGTCTGGGGGGTCAGCGGGGACCCAGATTAAGGCCTGTAGGGTGTGTGGGGCTCGGTAGgagagggcagggctgggaaAGGACCCAGTGGTGTGCTGGCTACAGCTAGTGCAGGGATCCAGGAAAGCCCGTAGGTTGTCTGAGCTCCCAGAACCACGAGGGTGAGAAGTCTGTGTAAGGGGTACCTGGGGGCCTCAAGCTTTCTAGCTGGAAGAGGAGAGTTTCAGGGCCTAGGGTGGAAGTGGGGATACCGGCTGTGGGTCCTGCAGAGCTGGTGAGGCTGGGCCACTTgctgctgcccctccccaggCCTCACCCTCACCAGGCGTCTGCACAGCTGGCCCCTGGGTCACTGGGGTTCTTTGCTCTGTTGTAGTCCTCCTGGGGCCGGGGCCACAGCCTCTCCCTTGCCCGGTGGCCTCCAGCAAACCTGTGCGGTTCAGTGTGTCTCCAGTGGTCCAGACGCCCAGCCCCACAGCCGTGAGTACCCCTTCGCCCTATGAGATGGGGTTGGGGCGTGATGGCCCAGGGTGCTGATGGGCACTTGTCCCCCAACAGTCTGGCCGGGCCCCCTTGGCACCCAGGCCCTTCCTGGAGGTCAGCCTGTCCCAAGAGCGCTCAGACGCCTCGAACGTGGATGGCCCCGGTTTCCATAGCCTTGAGCCCTGGGCCCACGTGGAGGCCTCTGACGTCCACACGGCTGCTGCCGGCACCCATGTGTTGACTCACGAGTCGGCTGAGGTGCCTGTGGTCCGCACCGGCTCCTGCGAGGTGAGTGCCCATCCCACAGCAGGCGGGGCCCGGTGAGGTGTGGGCTGGGGCAGTTGGTAGCCCGCCATGAGAGGCATTTAGAACGGATGTGCCTCCGACGGTCTCCTCTTGTTCAGCCTCCTGGCGAGGAGCAGAGCTGGCGAGAGGCGGCTTTGGGGAAGAATCTCTGTCCACAAAGAGTAAGGAAGGGCTTCTGCTCACCCCCAATGCCCCAGCCCCAGGTGGTCTGTGGGGGACCCTCGAAGGTCTGGCAGTGCAGCTGGAGTCCCAGCTTCCACCCTACCACAGCCAGCAGGAGCCACCCAGGACCAGGGCAGTCTTCTTGAGAGGCAGGACCCAGCTAGGGGTTGGCGGGGCTTGGGGTTGGTCGGACATTCTGGGGGCCTGGCTGAGCCTCCCAGGACCTTGATGTGAATGGCTGTTTCAGGGCTTCCTCCCAGACCCGGTCCTGAGGCTCAAGGGCGTCATCGGCTTTGGGGGCCACAGCACCAGACAGGTGAGACTTCTGTGGCTGTATCCAGAGCAGCTCTCATTGGCCGGCTCGAGCGCTGAGTACAGAACGGGGAGAGAGGAGAGACCTATGTCTTGTGGTGGCTGTATGGGCTCCCGAGCCCCCTTGGCACAGCAGTCCCATCCCCCTGCAGACTGCTGCTTCCTGCATGCTCAGGCTCCTGCCCCGCCCACAGCTGCTGTCACCTCCTGGTGCCCGGGGGCTCTCAGGGTCACGGGCATCTCTTACTCACTGGCTGGGCTAAGTGCTCCCCCCGAAGACCCAGAGCTGTCACATCTTTAGAGCTCTCATGATCCAGACCAGCAGTGTGGGGCCAGGCTGTGGGCACAACCTGTAGGTCCCTGATGGGTGACGTGGGCCTTCTAGGAGAGGACCCTCATGGCAGAGGAGGTGGCCTTTCCCTCTGCCCCAGTGGCCTTGGGCCCTTGTCAGGCCCTGCTGGGTGCCTGCTCTGAGTGTTTGGGGGCCCTTTGGCCTTTCGTTACCCCTACCCCGGAGTTTCTTGCACTGGAGGCGGGGCTTAGACAGgcatctgtgcatgtgtgttcacGTGTCTGCTTGAGTGTTCCAGCTGTTCTTTTGACGCATGCAGCCTGTGACTTGTGTATGTAGTGTGTGCAGGGTGTGTGTTCTCTCTTGCCCCTGGGTGGCTGTGTGCCCAGGTGTGTGTGCCAGGCCTGCCACCCCCTCTCCCTGGGCTGGAGTGGGAGGTGAGGCTGACCTCCCGGCAGCCAGGAGGGCCCTGGCGTAGCACCAGTcctcagccccccacccccttgtgccaggccctgtggacCCCGGACGGGGCAGCTGTCGTGTACCCCTGCCATGCGGTCATTGTCGTCCTGCTTGTGGACACAGGGGAGCAGCGCTTCTTCCTCGGCCACACAGACAAGGTGGGTGCTGCCCGGGCCCGgggcggctcacacctgcagcCCCTGCACCCTCCCTCACCCTTCTGCCTCCTAGGTCTCCGCCCTGGCGCTGGATGGCAGCAGCTCACTATTGGCCTCGGCCCAGGCAAGGGCCCCCAGTGTGATGCGGCTCTGGGACTTCCAGACCGGGCAGTGCCTGTGCCTGTTCCGGAGCCCAGTGCACGTTGTCTGCTCTCTCAGGTGAGCACAGGTGTGCCCCAtgcagggggtgggggtcagCCCAGGCGACACTGACAACCTCCTCCCTGTTCACAGCTTCTCTGACAGCGGGGCCCTTCTCTGCGGGGTTGGCAAGGACCACCACGGGAGGACGGTAACAGGGCCCTGGCcgggggttggggtggggccgTCCTGATGCAGGCAGACAGCTGGAAGGGTCTTGGTTTTCTGAGACTCCACCTTCATGTGATGCTGGGTCCCTGCTCTGTGTCCTCCCTGTCGTGGGGCTCTGTGCACTCCAGTGTGCATGCCGCCCCCGTGCCCTGCATAGAAACCACCACCAgcagctcacatttcatgtcTTGGCTTTTCGGCCATCGGAGTCGGTTTAAGTCAGCATTTACACACCTCGCCTCGTTCTCTCTGCTGGTGATGCGGTTGAGAGATTTTCACATGGCAGAGCCCCTGCAGCTGACCCACGCTTGGGCGTCAATGGCACCTCTACACAGCCGAAGCACCCGGCGTCTTGGTGGGGGcacctttttaaacattttttttttttttgagggagggccttgttctgtcacctaggctggaatgcagtggtgcaatcatagctcactgcagcctcgaccctcTCCCTGACCTCCCTGCCagctggactcaagccatcctcctgcctcggcttcccagatcGCTGggccacaggcgtgtgccaccgcacctggctaactttttttttttttttttttttgagacagcatctcgctctgtcacccaggatggagggcagtggcgcgatcttggctcactgcaagctccgcctcccgggttcacaccattctcctgcctcagcctccccagtagctgggactacaggcgcctgctaacatgcctggctaatttttttttttttctatttttagtagagatagggtttcaccgtgttagccaagatggtctcacgttttgtttttttaactttttgtagagatagggtttcattacattcctcaggctggtctcaaactccagggctcaagcagtcctcccacctcagcctcccaaagtgctgggatcacaggcgtgagccactgtgcccagccacgaGCTGCTTTTTATCCACCTTCTGGGCTTGTGGGTGGGTTTGTACTTCTCTGCGAATGGGTTGCAGCGCTCCGCATCACGGGTCTCTGTAGAAGTCCCGAAGCTTCAGGATGAGAAGATGGAGGGGcttgtttccttccacattccgcGGCCGCACACTCAGAGGCTGGTCTCCGCGTGAGAAAAGCCAGCTCCGGGTGGGGCTCAGCTGGGCCTTGCAGAATCAAGGCGGCACTGACTGGCCCTGCCACGCAGGCTCAGCCTGGGCTTGTTGCAGATGGTGGTGGCCTGGGGCACTGGCCAGGTGGGCCTCGGTGGCGAGGTGGTCGTTCTGGCAAAGGCGCACACTGACTTTGACGTCCAGGCCTTCCGGGTCACCTTTTTTGATGAAACCAGGTGATACAGCCGCCCATCCACGATGTTGGGAGAGGGTCTGGGCCTGGAGTGGGGGCTGAGGCCTGAGCACCTCCCCCGGCTTGGTTGTGTGTCGCTGCGTCTCCTGGCGGGTCAGGGCACTGCGGGCTGCGGCGGTGCTCAGTCCTCATTCCTTGCAGGATGGCGTCGTGTGGGCAGGGCAGCGTGCGGCTCTGGCGGCTGCGTGGCGGGGCGCTGCGTTCCTGCCCTGTGGACTTAGGGGAGCACCACACACTGCAGTTCACCGACCTCGCCTTCAAGCAGGCCCAGGACGGCCGCCTGGAGCCGTTGGCTGCCATGCTGTGAGTCCCTGCCCTTCCCCACGGCCTGCCCCAGCGTGGGGGCCCTGGTGCCTGGTACCCTGAGGGCCTCACCTTCCCTGCTGCCTCCTCGGGCAGCTTCGTGTGCAGCCGCAGCGGCCACATCTTGGAGATTGACTGTCAGCGCATGGTCGTGCGGCATGCCCGCCGCCTGCTCCCCACACGGACTCCGGGCGGCCGCCACCCGCAGAAGCAGACCTTCAGCTCAGGTAAGAGGGCGCCCGCCACGTGGCGAGGGTGGCAGGGACACCGAGGCACTGACGCCTCCCCGCCCCCAGGCCCCGGCATTGCCATCAGCAGCCTCAGCATCTCCCCGGCCATGTGTGCTGTGGGCTCTGAGGACGGCTTCCTGCGGCTCTGGCCCCTGGACTTCTCCTCGGTGCTCCTGGAGGCAGGTGATGCTGTGGGCACGCTCTCCCAACTCCGGGAGAGCCTCGCCTGGATGCTGGGGCGGGGAAGGCCCAGTACCCGGGACTTTGCTGTCAGCCGCCCTGTCTCCTGGCTGCACAGGGAGCCACGGGGCCAAGTGGCGTATCCTGAGCCCTGGGGTGGCTGATGCCAGGGCGGCCCGCAGGGCAGCCTCACGGAAGGGCCCGGTGGGATGTGGGTAGTGTGCGAAGCCCCTCAGCCTGGGTCCCGCCTAGCTTAGGAGTGGTGGCCTCGAGGGAGCTGCATCTTGCAGCCATGTGGAGTCTGGGACTTTGAGCAGCAGGAAGTGCATTTGCTGGGGTCTCGAGGACCCGAAGCCTGAGCATGCGGCTCACCCCGGGGTGGCCCTGGAGGCCcctgaccccaccccacccacagaGCACGAGGGCCCCGTCAGCTCAGTCTGTGTCAGCCCCGATGGCCTCCGTGTGCTGTCTGCCACCTCCTCGGGCCACCTGGGCTTCCTGGACACGCTGTCCCGGGTGTACCACATGCTGGCTCGCTCCCACACCGCCCCGGTGCTGGCCCTCGCCATGGAGCAGAGGCGGGGACAGCTGGCCACCGTGTCCCAGGACCGCACCGTCCGCATCTGGGACCTGGCCACCCTGCAGCAGGTGGGGTTTGGCAGGGGCAGCACAGCAGGGAGGGCCGGGAGGTCCTGAAGCTGGGGTTTGTCAGTGGGGGTGAGGGGGGCCTATAGGGACCTGGACTTTCCAGCCTGTGTCGGCCCCGTGGGTTTGGGCCGCCTGGAGAGCCCCTAGGCCCTTGAGATCCCTGCCCTCCCCTCAGCATGGCCCCTGTCCCACAGCTATATGACTTCACATCATCAGAGGAGGCCCCGTGCGCTGTCACCTTCCACCCCACAAGGCCAACCTTTTTCTGCGGCTTTAGTAGTGGGGCCGTGCGCTCCTTCAGCTTGGAGGCCGCTGAGGTCCCGGTGGAACACACGTAAGTGCCCAGCTGGCCACCAGGGGGTCATGTGCAGGATGGCCAGCGCTGGCTGGAGCCCCACCCTTTGCTGCCCCACGGGGActtctgtggccaggctggttggcTGGAGGTTGAGGGACCCCATGGTTCTTGGGGCTTCGTGCCCTACCTGGGCTTCGGGGCTAGGGCCAGCGGGGTCCCTGTGTGTGCTGCAGGTGCCACCGAGGAGCCATCACCGGCCTGACCGCCACCCCTGACGGCCGCCTGCTCTTCAGCTCCTGCTCTGAGGGCTCCCTGGCCCAGTACAGCTGTGCGGACCCCCACTGGCATGTCCTCCGAGTGGCAGGTTGGGCCCCCCGCAGCCACTCGGGGGGACTCCTCAGGGCGGGGGAGGCCTGGGTCTGGTGCAGGCCAACACCTGGACACACATGCCGGTTTCCTGGTCCACTGGCTGGGTCCTATGGGGGGGCGTGGCCGCCTCAGTAACCTTGTCAAGGCCCTGAGGAGACTGTGGTTTAGCGTTCGCCGGCCCCCAAGGCCAGAGATCAGCTCAGGTCTGTGCCCAGGAGGCGGCAGGTAGCCCAAGCTCCAGGTCAGCAGCTGGAGTCAGACCCAGGCATGGATACCTGCCCTGTCCTGCGGCCACCATAACTTGGGCCCCCTGAGTGGTCACTTGTGACTACTGCTGGCCCACGGGGACTCCCAGCTCCCCTGGCAGCGCCTGGTGCCCACTGGCACCTTGGCGTTCCTCTGCTGGTGTGATGCGTCTGTGCTCCTGGGCTGGTGTTTCCCGAaagtgggggcgggggcggcggccTCCTCAGGCCCTGGCCATGTGCACCCCGGCACTCCCTCCCCACCTAGCTGACCCCTGCCCCGTGTGACCACAGCAGACATGGTATGCCCGGATGCCCCCGCGAGCCCCAGCGCTCTGGCAGTCAGCAGGGATGGCCACTTGCTGGCCTTCGTGGGACCCTCCAGGTGCACAGTGACAGTCACGGACTCGGCCTCCCTTGATGAGGTGAGTCCGCAGCCCTCCTGGGTCCAGGGAGACTGGGTCATGAGAGTGTGGctgcaggggcaggagggaggtcACGGCCACTCGGGAGCAGGACCTGGGCCCTGTCCTGCCTCCTGTCGCAGAGTACACATCAGCCATGTGGGGCCCAGGTGCGGCCAGGTTCCTGTACAGGGCAGTGCTGCCTGAGTGCCGAGTGAGTGTCCCGGGACCTCCCTCCCGAGCCTGACCCTGGGTGGCGCTCGCTCTGCCCAGGGGCCCTGACTGTCGGCCACTTACCGCTACCCCCAGCTGCTGCGAGTTGACATCGGCACTCTGGACCTGGCCAGCAGCCGCCTGGACTCAGCCATGGCTGTGTGCTTTGGCCCTGCAGCTCTGGGCCACCTGCTGGTGTCCACCTCGTCCAACAGAGTCGTGGTGCTGGATGCTGTGTCGGGCCGCATCATCCGGGAGGTGAGCCTCAGGGCTGCAGCCCGCTGACCTGGCCCTCCTTATGCTGTCCAGGCCTGGTCTCTGTGCCTGCAGCACCTCCAGCTGGGCGGGGGGCCATCGCCACACCCACAATGAAGGGAGGTCCCAGACTGCTGGGCACACTCCTGAGACACGGCATTTTCCAAGAGCACTGTGTTCCAGCTGCCCGGTGTCCACCCTGAGCCCTGTCCCTCCTTGACGCTCAGTGAGGACGCCCGCTTCCTGCTGATTGCCGCCGGCCGGACCATCAAGGTGTGGGACTACACGACACAGGCCAGCCCAGGCCCCCAGGTGTGTGCGTGGGGAGGCAGGTGGCTTTAGCGGTCAGGAGCCTCCTCAGGTGGCCTTGGAGACCCCTGCAGGcatgggtgggggcagggagagcagAAGGTGAGGGGTGAGAGTGACCCCCCAAGGACCCTCTGTGCCTCCAGGGCCTCACACTGTGTGGGGCTCACTGCCTCCGGGGACTGGGCACACGGCAGCATCCATGCCCTGCCTCGGGGTCCTGCATGTGACACCGCTACCCCTAGGTGTACATCGGCCACTCGGAACCCGTGCAGGCTGTGGCTTTCTCTCCTGACCAGCAGCAGGTCCTCAGCGCAGGGGACGCCGTCTTCCTCTGGGATGTCCTGGCCACTACTGAGAGGCAAGTGCCTACTCTCAGCTTTGTCTACCTAGGCCCCCCAGGCCCTCCTGaaaccctctctcctccctctccagcAACCAAAGCTTCCCCGTGGCCCCCCAAGCCTGTGAGGCAGGTGAGTGGCTGTGCTCAGCTGGGGGACAGGCGCTGCGCTGACTCTGGGGCCGGTCCTGTGTCTGCCCAGtggcccttcctcttccttcccaaaCATCACAGGGCTCCTTCTTCCCCAGGCTCGGGCATAGGACCACTGGAGGACGCATCGTCCAGGGCCAGCGAGCTCCCCCAGCAGCAGGTCCCCAAGCCATCTCAGGCATCTCTACCACGGCTGGGCATCTGTGCCAGGCCTCCCGAAGGTGGCGATGGTGAGCAGCAGGGGTCCTGAAGGAGTGGGGGGATTCGGGGGTCTGAGAGGGCACAGGCCCAGTGGCAGCAGGTACTCACGCACATCCAGCTCGGGTGCAGGTGCCATCACT harbors:
- the WDR90 gene encoding WD repeat-containing protein 90 isoform X20 — protein: MARGSARRAGVPGSGIQGRRPERSGPRLGPEARAPAQAGSRLPGSHPRASGAWLPSGARARPASLAGVGVAGEGVESPGSCLLPEARPSPAVAPARVAESPDARRPLPTAWQHPFLNVFRHFRVDEWKRSAKQGDVAVVTDKTLKGAVYRIRGSVSAANYIQLPGSSTQSLGLTGRYLYVLFRPLPGKHFVIHLDVSTKDNQVIRVSFSNLFKEFKSTATWLQFPLVLETRTPQRGDTKMGCGWSRTDLVGLAPSRARWTCLQLDLQDILLVYLNRCYGHLKSIRLCASLLVRNLYTSDLCFEPAISGAQWAKLPVTPMPREMAFPVPKGESWHDRYIHVRFPSDSLKVPSKLIEKSCSPPEAVLLGPGPQPLPCPVASSKPVRFSVSPVVQTPSPTASGRAPLAPRPFLEVSLSQERSDASNVDGPGFHSLEPWAHVEASDVHTAAAGTHVLTHESAEVPVVRTGSCEGFLPDPVLRLKGVIGFGGHSTRQALWTPDGAAVVYPCHAVIVVLLVDTGEQRFFLGHTDKVSALALDGSSSLLASAQARAPSVMRLWDFQTGQCLCLFRSPVHVVCSLSFSDSGALLCGVGKDHHGRTMVVAWGTGQVGLGGEVVVLAKAHTDFDVQAFRVTFFDETRMASCGQGSVRLWRLRGGALRSCPVDLGEHHTLQFTDLAFKQAQDGRLEPLAAMLFVCSRSGHILEIDCQRMVVRHARRLLPTRTPGGRHPQKQTFSSGPGIAISSLSISPAMCAVGSEDGFLRLWPLDFSSVLLEAEHEGPVSSVCVSPDGLRVLSATSSGHLGFLDTLSRVYHMLARSHTAPVLALAMEQRRGQLATVSQDRTVRIWDLATLQQLYDFTSSEEAPCAVTFHPTRPTFFCGFSSGAVRSFSLEAAEVPVEHTCHRGAITGLTATPDGRLLFSSCSEGSLAQYSCADPHWHVLRVAADMVCPDAPASPSALAVSRDGHLLAFVGPSRCTVTVTDSASLDELWATCWCPPRPTESWCWMLCRAASSGSEDARFLLIAAGRTIKVWDYTTQASPGPQVYIGHSEPVQAVAFSPDQQQVLSAGDAVFLWDVLATTESNQSFPVAPQACEAGSGIGPLEDASSRASELPQQQVPKPSQASLPRLGICARPPEGGDGVRDTRNSGAPRTTCLASYKAFTPARVSCSPHSAKVGTCLPPASGGWLRLKAVVGYSGNGRANMVWRPDTGFFAYTCGRLVVVEDLHSGAQQHWSGHSAEVSTLALSHSAQVLASASGCSSTTAHCQIRIWDVSGGLCQHLISHHSTTVLALAFSPDDRLLVTLGDHDGRTLALWGTTTYDLVSSTRLPEPVHGVAFNPWDAGELTCVGQGTVTFRLLQQRGADISLQVRREPVPEAVGAGELTSLCYGAPPLLYCGTSSGQVCVWDTRAGRCFLSWEADDGGIGLLLFSGSRLVSGSSVGQLRLWAVGAVSELRCKGSGARSSSVFMEHELVLDGAVVSASFDDSVDMGVVGTTAGTLWFVSWAEGTSTRLISGHRSKVNEVVFGPGEAHCATCSEDGSVRVWALASMELVIQFQVLNQSCLCLAWSPPCCGRPEQQRLAAGYGDGSLRIFSVSRTAMELKMHPHPVALTAVAFSTDGQTVLSGDKDGLVAVSHPRTGTTFRVLSDHQGAPISTICVTCKECEDLGVEGTDLWLAASGDQRVSVWASDWLRNRCDLVDWLSFPMPATTETQGHLPPSLAAFCPWDGALLMYVGPGVYKEVIIYNLCQKQSAC
- the WDR90 gene encoding WD repeat-containing protein 90 isoform X2, which encodes MARGSARRAGVPGSGIQGRRPERSGPRLGPEARAPAQAGSRLPGSHPRASGAWLPSGARARPASLAGVGVAGEGVESPGSCLLPEARPSPAVAPARVAESPDARRPLPTAWQHPFLNVFRHFRVDEWKRSAKQGDVAVVTDKTLKGAVYRIRGSVSAANYIQLPGSSTQSLGLTGRYLYVLFRPLPGKHFVIHLDVSTKDNQVIRVSFSNLFKEFKSTATWLQFPLVLETRTPQRGDTKMGCGWSRTDLVGLAPSRARWTCLQLDLQDILLVYLNRCYGHLKSIRLCASLLVRNLYTSDLCFEPAISGAQWAKLPVTPMPREMAFPVPKGESWHDRYIHVRFPSDSLKVPSKLIEKSCSPPEAVLLGPGPQPLPCPVASSKPVRFSVSPVVQTPSPTASGRAPLAPRPFLEVSLSQERSDASNVDGPGFHSLEPWAHVEASDVHTAAAGTHVLTHESAEVPVVRTGSCEGFLPDPVLRLKGVIGFGGHSTRQALWTPDGAAVVYPCHAVIVVLLVDTGEQRFFLGHTDKVSALALDGSSSLLASAQARAPSVMRLWDFQTGQCLCLFRSPVHVVCSLSFSDSGALLCGVGKDHHGRTMVVAWGTGQVGLGGEVVVLAKAHTDFDVQAFRVTFFDETRMASCGQGSVRLWRLRGGALRSCPVDLGEHHTLQFTDLAFKQAQDGRLEPLAAMLFVCSRSGHILEIDCQRMVVRHARRLLPTRTPGGRHPQKQTFSSGPGIAISSLSISPAMCAVGSEDGFLRLWPLDFSSVLLEAEHEGPVSSVCVSPDGLRVLSATSSGHLGFLDTLSRVYHMLARSHTAPVLALAMEQRRGQLATVSQDRTVRIWDLATLQQLYDFTSSEEAPCAVTFHPTRPTFFCGFSSGAVRSFSLEAAEVPVEHTCHRGAITGLTATPDGRLLFSSCSEGSLAQYSCADPHWHVLRVAADMVCPDAPASPSALAVSRDGHLLAFVGPSRCTVTVTDSASLDELLRVDIGTLDLASSRLDSAMAVCFGPAALGHLLVSTSSNRVVVLDAVSGRIIRESTVFQLPGVHPEPCPSLTLSEDARFLLIAAGRTIKVWDYTTQASPGPQVYIGHSEPVQAVAFSPDQQQVLSAGDAVFLWDVLATTESNQSFPVAPQACEAGSGIGPLEDASSRASELPQQQVPKPSQASLPRLGICARPPEGGDGVRDTRNSGAPRTTCLASYKAFTPARVSCSPHSAKGTCLPPASGGWLRLKAVVGYSGNGRANMVWRPDTGFFAYTCGRLVVVEDLHSGAQQHWSGHSAEVSTLALSHSAQVLASASGCSSTTAHCQIRIWDVSGGLCQHLISHHSTTVLALAFSPDDRLLVTLGDHDGRTLALWGTTTYDLVSSTRLPEPVHGVAFNPWDAGELTCVGQGTVTFRLLQQRGADISLQVRREPVPEAVGAGELTSLCYGAPPLLYCGTSSGQVCVWDTRAGRCFLSWEADDGGIGLLLFSGSRLVSGSSVGQLRLWAVGAVSELRCKGSGARSSSVFMEHELVLDGAVVSASFDDSVDMGVVGTTAGTLWFVSWAEGTSTRLISGHRSKVNEVVFGPGEAHCATCSEDGSVRVWALASMELVIQFQVLNQSCLCLAWSPPCCGRPEQQRLAAGYGDGSLRIFSVSRTAMELKMHPHPVALTAVAFSTDGQTVLSGDKDGLVAVSHPRTGTTFRVLSDHQGAPISTICVTCKECEDLGVEGTDLWLAASGDQRVSVWASDWLRNRCDLVDWLSFPMPATTETQGHLPPSLAAFCPWDGALLMYVGPGVYKEVIIYNLCQKQVVEKIPLPFFAMSLSLSPGSYLLAVGFAGLHRPPGCSSPPPATRSWCGRSLAAEMQQGLWCWASRLVTSGTWTQAWQRSQAVNGLMLGQARIHVNCLEQAVVNLAT